In Oryzias latipes chromosome 23, ASM223467v1, the DNA window GCCGCCGTGCTCGAGTATCTCACCGCTGAGATCCTGGAATTGGCCGGAAACGCCGCCCGCGACAACAAGAAGACCAGAATCATCCCCAGACACCTGCAGCTGGCTGTCAGGAACGACGAAGAGCTCAACAAGCTCCTCGGAGGAGTCACCATCGCTCAGGGAGGCGTCCTGCCCAACATCCAGGCTGTTCTGTTGCCCAAGAAAACCGAGAAGCCCGTCAAGTCAAAGTAA includes these proteins:
- the LOC101158068 gene encoding histone H2A gives rise to the protein MSGRGKTGGKARAKAKTRSSRAGLQFPVGRVHRLLRKGNYAERVGAGAPVYLAAVLEYLTAEILELAGNAARDNKKTRIIPRHLQLAVRNDEELNKLLGGVTIAQGGVLPNIQAVLLPKKTEKPVKSK